From one Candidatus Poribacteria bacterium genomic stretch:
- a CDS encoding zinc-binding dehydrogenase — translation MPLELVATAPRTPILREYPEGELGAREVRVQSEHGAFKHGTELIEYRGESPFADSRYDSEWQIFVPTEKTTRFPMSLGNMTIGVVTEVGRDVTLLKPGDRVYRHCGMRETHVWAETVPKLPDGMSWQAATCHDPLSFAIAALRDGHVRLGDHVAVFGLGAIGLLIAQCARLQGAASVVVVDPIELRRDLAIRQGAGAAIDPTTSDAGAEIRKHVGKRGADVCFEVSGNYTAMQHAIRGVAFGGNVVAVAYPGECRGGLNFGREAHFNIPNLIFARGCSDPNRDHPRWSWRRLEETAWRMLLDGAFDTDGIVYPIVPFEESADAFRDLVDQHPERSIKLGVKFAS, via the coding sequence ATGCCCCTCGAACTGGTCGCCACAGCGCCCAGAACCCCTATCCTGCGCGAGTATCCTGAAGGTGAGCTCGGAGCGCGGGAAGTGCGCGTCCAGTCCGAGCACGGAGCGTTCAAGCACGGAACCGAGCTCATCGAGTACCGAGGCGAGAGCCCATTCGCCGACTCCCGCTACGACAGTGAATGGCAGATTTTCGTCCCGACCGAGAAGACGACGCGCTTCCCGATGTCGCTGGGCAACATGACCATCGGCGTCGTCACGGAGGTGGGGCGGGATGTGACGCTCCTCAAGCCGGGCGACCGCGTCTATCGCCACTGCGGCATGCGCGAAACGCACGTCTGGGCGGAGACGGTTCCCAAGCTGCCGGATGGGATGTCGTGGCAGGCGGCGACATGCCATGACCCCCTCTCGTTCGCCATCGCCGCGCTGCGCGACGGGCATGTGCGGCTGGGCGACCACGTCGCGGTGTTCGGACTCGGCGCGATTGGGCTCCTCATCGCCCAATGCGCGCGGCTCCAGGGCGCGGCATCGGTCGTTGTCGTCGATCCCATCGAGCTGCGACGCGACCTGGCGATCCGTCAGGGGGCGGGGGCGGCGATCGATCCGACGACATCGGACGCAGGAGCCGAAATCCGCAAGCACGTCGGCAAACGCGGCGCAGACGTGTGCTTCGAGGTGAGCGGGAACTACACGGCGATGCAGCACGCGATCCGGGGCGTGGCGTTCGGCGGGAACGTCGTCGCCGTAGCGTATCCCGGCGAGTGCCGGGGCGGACTGAACTTCGGGCGCGAGGCGCACTTTAACATTCCCAACCTCATCTTCGCGCGCGGCTGCAGCGATCCGAACCGCGACCATCCGCGATGGAGCTGGCGGCGGCTCGAGGAGACCGCCTGGCGGATGCTGCTCGATGGCGCGTTCGACACGGATGGCATCGTGTACCCCATCGTCCCGTTCGAGGAGTCGGCGGACGCGTTCCGCGATCTGGTGGATCAACACCCGGAGCGGAGCATCAAGCTGGGCGTGAAGTTCGCATCGTGA